Proteins from one Planctomycetota bacterium genomic window:
- a CDS encoding phosphomannomutase/phosphoglucomutase, which yields MSIFKAYDIRGKYPKELDEAQARAIGWATAQFIKRLKKHVSLPSIKRGKGVCKIVVGRDVRISSPALSRSLIQGLLAGGAEVTDIGVVTTPMSYFAGGFYRFDGSVMVTASHNPPEYNGFKICREQAMALSETTGLKDIEKLAGQYASPKTQTLPPLNSLSIVPDYIKFIRRFINTGRRPLRIAVDFTNGSVGPIFKEIFNRRPNLEIIPLCFEPDGRFPNHDPNPMEDENIRDLKLAIRKTKAGLGVAFDGDGDRVIFLDEHAQRIPNDLVTILIAGEILKNHKKENIVYDLRSSRMVQEQIARLGGRPVRERVGHAFIKATMRQHNAAFGGELSGHYYYRDNYFADSALLTFVHLINLISGNSKPVSKIIKPLRKYFHSGELNFTVADKSEKMAEAVQRFSDGKIDYLDGVTVEYDDWWFNLRPSNTEPLLRLNIEADTARKLTSARRAIEKILKR from the coding sequence ATGAGCATCTTTAAGGCCTACGATATCCGCGGCAAATACCCCAAAGAACTGGATGAAGCCCAGGCCCGGGCTATCGGATGGGCCACAGCTCAATTTATCAAACGCCTCAAGAAACATGTTTCACTCCCCTCTATCAAGAGAGGAAAGGGGGTGTGTAAGATAGTTGTGGGCCGGGATGTCCGGATTTCCTCGCCCGCCCTGTCCCGGAGTCTCATCCAAGGACTTTTGGCCGGCGGCGCCGAGGTAACCGATATCGGCGTGGTCACCACGCCCATGTCCTATTTTGCCGGCGGGTTCTACAGATTCGACGGCAGCGTCATGGTCACCGCCTCGCATAACCCGCCGGAATATAACGGTTTCAAGATATGCCGCGAACAGGCCATGGCCCTGTCCGAGACCACCGGATTAAAGGATATCGAGAAACTGGCTGGTCAATATGCTTCGCCTAAAACCCAGACCCTCCCCCCCTTAAACAGCCTCAGTATCGTCCCGGACTATATAAAATTCATCAGGCGATTTATCAACACCGGCCGCCGGCCGCTGAGGATAGCGGTGGATTTTACCAACGGCAGCGTCGGGCCGATATTTAAAGAGATTTTCAACCGCCGACCAAACCTGGAAATTATTCCGCTATGCTTTGAACCGGACGGCCGGTTCCCCAATCACGACCCCAATCCGATGGAGGACGAAAATATCCGGGACCTGAAGCTGGCTATCCGGAAAACAAAGGCGGGCTTGGGCGTGGCCTTTGACGGCGACGGCGACCGGGTGATATTCCTGGATGAGCATGCCCAACGAATTCCCAATGACCTGGTGACAATCCTGATTGCCGGGGAAATCCTCAAGAATCATAAAAAAGAGAATATCGTCTACGACCTGCGTTCCAGCCGGATGGTCCAGGAACAGATTGCCAGGCTGGGCGGCCGGCCGGTCCGGGAGCGGGTCGGGCACGCCTTTATCAAGGCCACGATGAGACAGCACAATGCCGCCTTTGGCGGAGAACTCTCGGGCCATTATTATTACCGGGACAACTACTTTGCCGATTCGGCCCTGCTGACCTTTGTCCATCTCATCAATCTTATCAGCGGAAACAGCAAGCCCGTCTCCAAGATTATCAAGCCGCTCAGGAAATATTTCCATTCCGGGGAACTAAATTTCACCGTGGCGGACAAGTCTGAAAAAATGGCTGAAGCGGTACAGAGATTCTCGGACGGCAAGATAGATTATCTGGACGGCGTGACCGTCGAGTATGATGATTGGTGGTTCAACCTCAGGCCGTCTAATACCGAACCTCTATTGCGGCTGAATATTGAAGCCGACACGGCGCGCAAGTTAACATCCGCCCGCCGGGCCATAGAGAAAATACTGAAACGCTAA
- a CDS encoding NAD(+)/NADH kinase: MKRVILIGDRKKEHINNVVNELQPWLNKQQVKIAAVDLTNRLDLSKARADLIIVLGGDGSILSTARRLHNNPIPVIGVNLGKFGFLAEYSLEELKESFSQIITRRLKTSSLMMLDCLINRGNKKEGPFIALNDVVVTRGSISRMVYFRLFIDGKEITVFGADGVIISTPVGSTAYSLSAGGPLVSPETQSLIITPICAHTLSMRTLVLPPDSTVELQLADGSGHEIILTVDGQVSMYLHQSDRITLKKSRAAFRLVRSGQRSFYETLREKLHWGGQPHSQRYTIK; the protein is encoded by the coding sequence ATGAAAAGAGTAATCCTGATCGGCGACCGCAAGAAGGAACACATCAATAACGTCGTAAACGAACTCCAGCCCTGGCTCAATAAACAGCAGGTGAAGATAGCGGCGGTGGACCTGACCAACCGGCTTGATTTAAGCAAGGCCCGGGCCGACCTGATTATCGTCCTGGGCGGCGACGGCTCCATACTGTCCACGGCCCGCCGGCTGCATAATAACCCCATCCCGGTCATCGGCGTCAACCTGGGCAAATTCGGATTCCTGGCCGAGTATTCGCTGGAAGAACTAAAGGAATCATTCAGCCAGATTATCACCCGGCGGCTGAAGACCTCGTCATTAATGATGCTGGACTGCCTGATAAACCGGGGCAACAAGAAGGAAGGTCCGTTTATCGCGCTCAATGACGTGGTCGTCACCCGAGGCAGCATCTCCCGAATGGTCTATTTCCGGTTGTTTATCGACGGTAAGGAGATTACGGTCTTCGGGGCCGATGGCGTGATTATCTCAACGCCGGTCGGCTCGACCGCCTATTCGCTCTCGGCCGGCGGCCCGCTGGTCTCACCCGAAACGCAGTCGCTTATCATCACCCCGATCTGCGCCCATACCTTAAGCATGAGGACCCTGGTCCTGCCGCCTGATTCGACCGTCGAGCTCCAGCTGGCGGACGGCAGCGGGCATGAAATCATCCTGACCGTGGACGGACAGGTCTCAATGTACCTGCACCAGTCCGACCGGATAACCCTTAAGAAATCAAGAGCTGCCTTCCGGCTGGTCCGGTCAGGCCAGCGCAGTTTCTACGAGACCCTGCGGGAAAAACTCCACTGGGGCGGGCAGCCGCATTCGCAGAGATACACAATTAAATAG